In Gossypium raimondii isolate GPD5lz chromosome 12, ASM2569854v1, whole genome shotgun sequence, a single window of DNA contains:
- the LOC128035405 gene encoding pectinesterase-like codes for MGDGFIAKGITFENSAGPSKNQAVALRSGSDLSAFYKCSFVAYQDTLYVHSLRQFYRECDIYGTVDCIFGNAAAVFQACSLYARKPNPDQENVFTAQGRADPNQNTGISILNCKIRADSDLIPVISSFKTYLGRPWKEYSRTVIMRSYIDDLVDPAGWLEWNGNFALNTLYYGEFLNRGPGSDTSRRVTWPGYRVITSFADANQFTVGAFIQGNQWLNSTDIPFNLGLR; via the coding sequence ATGGGCGACGGATTCATAGCCAAGGGGATAACCTTCGAGAACTCAGCAGGGCCAAGCAAGAACCAAGCCGTGGCATTAAGGAGTGGATCAGACCTCTCCGCCTTCTACAAATGCAGCTTCGTAGCCTACCAAGACACTCTCTACGTCCACTCCCTCAGGCAATTCTACCGAGAATGCGACATATACGGCACCGTCGACTGCATCTTCGGCAACGCAGCTGCCGTTTTCCAAGCCTGCAGTTTATACGCTCGTAAACCAAACCCAGACCAAGAGAACGTTTTCACAGCTCAAGGAAGAGCAGACCCGAACCAGAACACTGGGATTTCAATTTTGAACTGTAAAATCCGTGCCGATTCTGATTTAATCCCCGTAATATCATCGTTCAAGACGTATTTGGGGCGTCCCTGGAAAGAGTATTCGAGGACGGTTATTATGCGGTCGTATATAGATGATTTGGTGGATCCTGCAGGATGGTTGGAATGGAATGGGAATTTTGCTTTGAATACACTTTATTATGGGGAGTTTTTGAATAGAGGACCAGGGTCGGATACGAGTCgtagagttacatggcctgggtATAGAGTCATTACGAGCTTCGCAGATGCAAATCAGTTCACTGTTGGGGCATTTATACAAGGAAACCAGTGGTTGAATTCTACTGATATTCCATTCAATCTCGGCTTGAGGTGA